The following are from one region of the Populus trichocarpa isolate Nisqually-1 chromosome 8, P.trichocarpa_v4.1, whole genome shotgun sequence genome:
- the LOC7498214 gene encoding nuclear transport factor 2, with protein MATQVDESTVKLNPKVVGNAFAEQYYNTLSKSPELLHNFYNDLSLISRPGLDGSVSSASTLEEIKKLILSLDYKNCVVEIQTVDSQESYENAVMVIVTGFFAGKDSDRKRFTQAFFLVPQDDGTTYFVLNDIFRYVEESENKKISDADNIAPPTPVTPSPEPPSVPDHTVAVNVSTNLEEGGVQAKESGHPLDNGEIPISEKDIVVEKEVVATQNDAHPVSEAVASSVQEDAPKKSYASVVNALNLKTQPFQQRVSDVKPVKQSYTAVPPMASSHQTGSPRPPGNNTVEINNNSTAVEGYSIFVANLPMDATVDELIQTFSKFGAIKPNGVQVRSYKQDKNCFGFVEFESANSVEKALEVSTVTIGTRTAHIERKNAKTDGERYPVRKGGFRNDNFRNRGNFGGGRGYGRNDFENQGGVSGQARGTTGHNGEANKKVYQNGWARGPRQAQAGRN; from the exons ATGGCAACACAGGTGGATGAATCTACCGTCAAACTTAACCCAAAAGTGGTGGGGAATGCCTTTGCAGAGCAATACTACAACACCTTATCCAAGTCTCCAGAGCTGCTTCATAACTTCTACAATGATTTGAGCCTGATCAGCAGGCCAGGCTTGGATGGTTCAGTGTCTTCTGCTTCAACTTTAGAA gaaattaaaaaattgatacttTCTCTTGACTATAAGAATTGTGTAGTGGAGATACAGACTGTTGATTCTCAAGAATCTTATGAGAATGCGGTGATGGTGATAGTTACTGGTTTCTTTGCTGGAAAGGACAGTGATAGAAAAAGATTTACGCAAGCATTCTTCTTGGTCCCACAAGATGATGGGACGACATACTTTGTTCtgaatgatatttttagatatgtGGAAGAATCAGAGAATAAGAAAATTAGTGATGCAGACAATATTGCTCCACCTACACCTGTTACCCCATCCCCTG AGCCACCTTCTGTTCCTGATCACACTGTCGCTGTCAATGTATCAACCAATTTGGAGGAGGGTGGGGTTCAAGCTAAAGAATCTGGCCATCCCTTGGACAATGGGGAGATTCCCATTTCTGAGAAAGATATTGTTGTTGAGAAAGAGGTCGTTGCCACTCAGAATGATGCGCACCCAGTTTCTGAGGCAGTTGCTTCTAGTGTGCAGGAGGATGCTCCCAAGAAGTCTTATGCATCAGTT GTAAATGCATTGAATCTCAAAACACAACCATTTCAACAAAGGGTTTCAGATGTGAAACCTGTGAAACAGTCATATACAGCTGTACCACCCATGGCTTCTTCTCATCAAACAGGTTCTCCTCGCCCACCCGGCAACAATACTGTGGAAATCAACAACAACAGTACTgcag TTGAGGGTTACTCCATCTTTGTTGCAAATTTGCCTATGGATGCCACTGTTGACGAGCTTATACAGACTTTCTCAAAATTTGGGGCTATAAAACCTAATGGTGTGCAAGTCAGAAGTTATAAG CAAGATAAGAACTGTTTTGGCTTCGTGGAATTTGAATCAGCTAATTCTGTGGAGAAGGCCCTTGAG GTCTCTACTGTGACGATAGGCACTCGAACAGCACATATTGAGAGAAAGAATG CCAAAACTGATGGTGAAAGGTACCCTGTAAGAAAGGGTGGTTTTAGGAACGACAATTTTAGGAACCGTGGAAACTTTGGTGGAGGCCGTGGCTATGGCAGAAATGACTTTGAGAATCAGGGTGGAGTCTCAGGTCAAGCTCGGGGCACCACCGGACACAATGGAGAAGCTAACAAGAAAGTTTATCAGAATGGGTGGGCTAGAGGTCCCCGTCAAGCTCAAGCTGGGAGGAACTAG